The following proteins are encoded in a genomic region of Brachypodium distachyon strain Bd21 chromosome 1, Brachypodium_distachyon_v3.0, whole genome shotgun sequence:
- the LOC106865739 gene encoding serine carboxypeptidase-like 18 produces MPFKLLQTHRAAGQCHLLLLLLLNLVAGLLLLPFSRSAAAHKVVTHLPGFDGPLPFYLETGYVSVEEETGTELFYYFVESERSPATDPVILWLTGGPRCSVFSALAFEIGWWSCCPSVAA; encoded by the exons ATGCCGTTCAAGCTTCTCCAGACGCATCGGGCTGCCGGGCAATGCCacctcttgctgctgctgctgctgaatctcgttgccggcctcCTGCTTCTGCCGTTCTCCCGCTCGGCCGCCGCACATAAGGTGGTCACCCACCTTCCAGGGTTCGATGGCCCTCTGCCCTTCTACCTCGAGACCGG GTACGTgagcgtggaggaggagaccgGCACGGAGCTCTTCTACTACTTCGTCGAGTCTGAGAGGAGCCCCGCCACGGACCCCGTGATCCTGTGGCTGACGGGCGGGCCCCGCTGCTCCGTCTTCAGCGCCCTCGCCTTCGAAATTG GATGGTGGTCATGTTGCCCCAGCGTAGCAGCCTGA
- the LOC100846660 gene encoding serine carboxypeptidase-like 18, whose protein sequence is MPFKLLRTRRAAAQCHLSLLLLNLVPGLLLLPLLSRSAAAQKVVTHLPGFDGPLPFYLETGYVGVEEQTGTELFYYFVESERSPATDPVVLWLTGGPRCSVFSGLAFEVGPVKFVLEPYIGGVGLPKLVHNPLSWTKMSSILFLDSPVGSGFSYARDPKGYDVGDYSSSLQVQRFLNKWFTDHPQYLSNPFYLGGDSYAGMVIPLIAQNISEGIEKRQQPLINLKGYLVGNPKTDPKFDNNFKIQSAHGFGIISDQIYEAARKNCKEDYVNPENQMCAEVLHTINSLISEIADAHILYKKCVVAVPKPLEDDSGRKFLLEESIQLNQPPGRPTVDCFTYGYYLAYFWMNNNLTRDALGIKEGTIGEWIRCNRGLPYTYEMPSSIPYHLNLTRRGYRALVYSGDHDLEVPLLGTQAWIRSLNFSIVDDWRAWHLDGQAAGFTITYANNLTFATVKGGGHTASEYQPEECFAMARRWLDLEPL, encoded by the exons ATGCCGTTCAAGCTTCTCCGGACGCGTCGTGCTGCCGCGCAATGCCACctctcgctgctgctgctgaatcTCGTTCCCGGGCTCCTGCTTCTGCCGCTCCTCTCGCGCTCGGCCGCGGCGCAGAAGGTGGTCACACATCTTCCGGGCTTCGATGGCCCGCTGCCCTTCTACCTCGAGACCGG GTACGTGGGCGTGGAGGAGCAGACCGGCACGGAGCTCTTCTACTACTTCGTGGAGTCCGAGAGGAGCCCCGCCACGGACCCCGTGGTCCTCTGGCTGACGGGCGGGCCCCGCTGCTCTGTCTTCAGCGGCCTCGCCTTCGAAGTTG GTCCTGTAAAGTTCGTGTTGGAACCTTATATCGGAGGCGTCGGTTTGCCGAAGTTGGTACATAACCCGCTGTCGTGGACCAAG ATGTCAAGCATCCTCTTCTTGGATTCGCCTGTCGGCTCGGGCTTCTCGTATGCGCGCGATCCCAAAGGCTATGATGTCGGAGACTACTCGTCCTCTCTGCAAGTCCAAAGGTTTCTGAATAAG TGGTTCACTGATCACCCGCAGTACCTTTCAAATCCTTTCTATCTTGGAGGAGATTCATATGCTGGAATGGTGATCCCACTCATTGCACAGAACATTTCTGAAG GAATTGAGAAAAGGCAGCAGCCTCTTATTAATCTCAag GGATACCTGGTTGGCAACCCTAAAACAGACCCGAAATTTGATaataatttcaaaattcaGAGTGCTCATGGCTTTGGGATAATATCTGATCAAATATATGAG GCTGCAAGGAAGAACTGCAAAGAAGATTATGTGAACCCGGAGAATCAAATGTGTGCTGAGGTGCTACATACTATCAATAGT CTCATTTCTGAAATTGCAGATGCGCACATCTTGTACAAAAAATGTGTCGTCGCTGTGCCAAAACCATTGGAGGATGATTCAGGAAGAAAATTTTTGTTAGAAGAATCCATCCAGCTGAACCAGCCTCCCGGTCGACCTACTGTCGATTGTTTT ACATATGGTTACTACCTGGCATACTTTTGGATGAACAACAACTTGACTAGAGATGCTCTCGGGATCAAGgag GGAACGATCGGTGAGTGGATAAGGTGCAACAGAGGGCTCCCATACACATATGAGATGCCAAGCAGCATACCATACCATCTCAACCTCACCAGGAGGGGTTACCGTGCACTCGTGTACAG CGGAGACCATGATCTGGAGGTGCCATTGCTCGGCACGCAGGCATGGATAAGATCCTTGAACTTCTCCATCGTTGACGACTGGAGGGCATGGCATCTCGATGGCCAGGCTGCAGG GTTTACAATAACATACGCGAACAATTTGACCTTTGCGACAGTGAAG ggTGGTGGTCATACTGCTTCAGAGTACCAGCCTGAAGAATGCTTTGCCATGGCCCGACGGTGGCTGGACCTTGAGCCTCTCTGA